Proteins encoded within one genomic window of Streptomyces sp. NBC_01314:
- a CDS encoding IucA/IucC family siderophore biosynthesis protein: MPPLTDSLGTTHLPTADDAVAHTLLNCLLREVSGPEHQIAVTDGHLLLRLPRRGLLLRVALRRRSMLGAHRFTGPVHEQSDTGWSELDWRRLAEYTHDELSLRTGVRNDEFLHQIDSSHRTLASALTARETGAPAPHGLPDYLASEQSLLFGHRFHPTPKARTGDADAWRSYAPETGASFPLRHLAVRDHLIAEESAEAGATAVLDRARGDVPDGYRLLPAHPWQYEMLREHRLLREALGRNDILDLGPGGREYAATASVRTLFDGDAFLKFSLNVRITNCLRKNASYELSGAVALTRVLAPVLTDLEARFPGSAMLREPAYRSLALPGPDGTPDRTLLEGFGVIVREGLSRRLLPGTTPLLAAAVADEYPTSAAHISRLLDGAGPETALNWWKAYLRLLVPPVLSAYFDHGLVLEPHLQNVLICVDADGLPAQVLFRDLEGTKLLPDHHAGILASLPPEVAGPMSYDARRGWDRVVYCLLVNHVAELLAALADLYPETEADLWAAVRATIRTYAGEEGCPPRLSALLAGVPLPAKTNLLTRWERKADREAGYVRLPSPLAEDVLRWSPR, encoded by the coding sequence ATGCCCCCGCTCACCGACTCGCTCGGTACCACCCACCTCCCCACCGCCGACGACGCCGTCGCCCACACCCTCCTCAACTGCCTGCTGCGCGAGGTGTCCGGCCCCGAACACCAGATCGCCGTCACAGACGGACACCTCCTGCTCCGCCTGCCCCGCCGCGGCCTCCTCCTCCGTGTGGCGCTGCGCCGTAGGTCCATGCTGGGCGCCCACCGCTTCACCGGTCCCGTCCACGAGCAGTCCGACACGGGCTGGAGCGAACTCGACTGGCGCCGCCTCGCCGAGTACACCCACGACGAACTGTCGCTGCGCACCGGCGTCCGCAACGACGAGTTCCTGCACCAGATCGACTCCAGCCACCGCACCCTCGCCTCCGCGCTGACCGCTCGCGAGACCGGCGCGCCCGCCCCGCACGGGCTCCCGGACTACCTCGCCTCCGAGCAGTCCCTCCTCTTCGGCCACCGCTTCCACCCCACCCCCAAGGCCCGTACGGGCGACGCGGACGCCTGGCGGTCGTACGCCCCCGAGACCGGCGCCTCCTTTCCACTGCGGCACCTCGCCGTCCGCGACCACCTGATCGCCGAGGAGAGCGCGGAGGCCGGAGCCACCGCCGTGCTCGACCGGGCACGCGGCGACGTCCCCGACGGCTACCGGCTGCTGCCCGCCCACCCCTGGCAGTACGAGATGCTGCGCGAACACCGGCTGTTGCGCGAGGCGCTCGGCCGCAATGACATCCTCGACCTCGGTCCCGGCGGCCGGGAGTACGCGGCCACCGCCTCCGTCCGCACCCTCTTCGACGGCGACGCCTTCCTGAAGTTCAGCCTCAACGTCCGCATCACCAACTGCCTGCGCAAGAACGCCAGTTACGAACTGTCCGGCGCCGTCGCCCTCACCCGCGTCCTCGCCCCGGTCCTCACCGACCTGGAGGCCCGCTTCCCCGGCAGCGCGATGCTCCGCGAACCCGCCTACCGCAGCCTTGCCCTCCCCGGCCCCGACGGCACCCCCGACCGGACACTCCTCGAAGGCTTCGGCGTGATCGTCCGCGAGGGCCTCTCCCGTCGGCTGCTGCCCGGCACGACCCCGCTGCTCGCGGCCGCCGTCGCCGACGAGTACCCGACCAGCGCCGCCCACATCTCCCGCCTCCTCGACGGCGCGGGCCCCGAGACGGCCCTGAACTGGTGGAAGGCCTACCTCCGTCTCCTGGTCCCGCCCGTCCTCTCCGCCTACTTCGACCACGGCCTCGTCCTGGAACCCCATCTCCAGAACGTCCTCATCTGCGTCGACGCCGACGGCCTGCCCGCCCAGGTCCTCTTCCGCGACCTGGAGGGCACCAAGCTCCTCCCCGACCACCACGCCGGCATCCTCGCCTCCCTCCCGCCGGAGGTCGCCGGCCCGATGTCGTACGACGCCCGGCGCGGCTGGGACCGTGTCGTGTACTGCCTCCTCGTCAACCACGTCGCCGAGCTGCTCGCCGCCCTCGCCGACCTGTACCCGGAGACCGAGGCCGACCTGTGGGCGGCGGTCCGCGCGACCATCAGGACGTACGCCGGGGAGGAGGGCTGCCCGCCCCGCCTCTCCGCCCTGCTCGCCGGGGTGCCGCTGCCCGCCAAGACCAATCTGCTCACCCGCTGGGAACGCAAGGCCGACCGCGAGGCCGGCTACGTCCGCCTGCCCTCACCCCTCGCCGAGGACGTCCTCCGCTGGAGCCCTCGATGA
- a CDS encoding type III PLP-dependent enzyme: MTLPTPAVRDRVLSLPPTRLPAYVYDMTALRAHAAHVRAALPEQVELYYAAKANPEPEILAALGPYVDGYEVSSGGELAHVARAVPGRPLAFGGPGKTPDEIRAALEQGVERFHVESEHDLRMLAELARLVAPATPVGVLLRFNLAVADGALAGSSLAMGGRPTPFGLDPGQAPDVLRPLTDGTYPHLELLGVHAHLASGLDAPEQISVARSIVEWATGLGVPLAEVNVGGGMAVDYAHPESRFDWKAYGDGLARLADAHPRLTLRIEPGRALTAYCGWYATEVLDVKRSHGEEFAVVRGGTHHLRTPATKGHDQPCSVLAVQEWPHPWPRPAAEGEYVTLTGQLCTPKDLLARDSHAPGLRAGDRVVFALAGAYAWNISHHDFLMHPRPGFHFLD; the protein is encoded by the coding sequence ATGACCCTCCCCACCCCCGCCGTACGCGACCGCGTCCTGTCCCTGCCTCCCACCCGACTCCCCGCATACGTGTACGACATGACGGCTCTGCGCGCACACGCCGCACACGTACGCGCGGCTCTCCCCGAACAGGTCGAGCTGTACTACGCGGCCAAGGCCAACCCCGAGCCGGAGATCCTGGCCGCGCTCGGCCCGTACGTCGACGGCTACGAGGTGTCCTCCGGCGGCGAACTCGCCCACGTGGCCCGGGCCGTTCCGGGCAGACCGCTGGCCTTCGGCGGCCCCGGCAAGACCCCGGACGAGATCCGGGCCGCCCTGGAGCAGGGAGTCGAGCGCTTCCACGTCGAGAGCGAGCACGACCTGCGGATGCTCGCCGAGCTGGCACGCCTGGTGGCACCGGCCACGCCGGTCGGGGTACTGCTCCGCTTCAACCTCGCGGTGGCCGACGGTGCTCTGGCGGGCAGCTCGCTCGCGATGGGCGGACGGCCCACCCCGTTCGGCCTGGACCCCGGGCAGGCGCCGGACGTGCTCCGCCCCCTCACGGACGGCACGTACCCACACCTCGAACTGCTCGGCGTCCACGCCCATCTGGCGAGCGGACTCGACGCACCCGAACAGATCTCCGTCGCCCGCTCGATCGTGGAGTGGGCGACGGGGCTCGGCGTACCGCTCGCCGAGGTGAACGTCGGCGGCGGCATGGCCGTCGACTACGCCCACCCCGAGAGCCGCTTCGACTGGAAGGCGTACGGCGACGGCCTCGCCCGGCTCGCCGACGCCCACCCGCGACTGACGCTGCGCATCGAACCCGGACGGGCGCTCACCGCGTACTGCGGCTGGTACGCCACCGAGGTGCTGGACGTGAAGCGCAGCCACGGCGAGGAGTTCGCCGTGGTCCGGGGCGGCACCCACCATCTGCGCACCCCGGCGACCAAGGGCCACGACCAGCCGTGCTCGGTGCTGGCGGTGCAGGAGTGGCCGCACCCGTGGCCGCGCCCGGCGGCCGAGGGCGAGTACGTCACCCTCACCGGACAGCTGTGCACGCCGAAGGACCTGCTGGCGCGCGACTCCCACGCGCCGGGGCTGCGGGCGGGGGACCGGGTGGTCTTCGCCCTCGCGGGCGCGTACGCCTGGAACATCTCGCACCACGACTTCCTGATGCACCCCCGCCCCGGTTTCCACTTCCTCGACTGA
- a CDS encoding 4-hydroxybenzoate 3-monooxygenase, which yields MHTTVGIIGGGPAGLLLARLLHNAGIDSVVLERKDRVYVEQRQRAGILEQATVDVLRSAGAGTRLDAEGIPHDGIELRFDGRAHRVDFPGLTGGRRVWVYAQTEVVKDLIALQLADGGPLLFEAEVHAVEGADSDRPLIRYSHEGREQTLTCDYVVGCDGFHGVARDAVPDGVRTTYERTYPYSWLGILADAPPVYDELIYAHSERGFALASMRSPSVSRLYLQVPNGTDPGDWSDERIWDELDARFALTANPGWRLKRGPVTSKAVLPMRSHVTEPMRYGRVFLAGDAAHIVPPTGAKGLNLAATDVIVLARAFTRLKETGSTELLDTYSDTCLRRVWRAEHFSYFMTTTLHADPDQSPFETRLQLSQLDRVATSRHAAAELAENYTGLPLETDS from the coding sequence ATGCACACCACTGTCGGCATCATCGGCGGCGGTCCGGCGGGGCTGCTGCTGGCCCGTCTGCTGCACAACGCGGGAATCGACAGTGTGGTTCTGGAACGCAAGGACCGCGTCTACGTCGAGCAGCGCCAGCGCGCCGGAATCCTGGAGCAGGCCACCGTCGACGTCCTGCGCTCCGCCGGCGCGGGCACCCGGCTGGACGCCGAGGGCATCCCCCACGACGGCATCGAGCTGCGCTTCGACGGCCGCGCCCACCGCGTCGACTTCCCCGGGCTGACCGGCGGACGCCGGGTGTGGGTCTACGCCCAGACCGAGGTCGTCAAGGACCTCATCGCCCTCCAGCTCGCCGACGGCGGACCCCTGCTGTTCGAGGCCGAGGTGCACGCGGTGGAGGGCGCCGACAGCGACCGCCCGCTGATCCGGTACAGCCACGAGGGCCGCGAGCAGACCCTGACCTGTGACTACGTGGTCGGCTGTGACGGCTTCCACGGCGTGGCCCGCGACGCAGTCCCGGACGGTGTGCGGACGACGTACGAGCGGACGTACCCCTACTCCTGGCTGGGCATCCTCGCCGACGCCCCGCCGGTCTACGACGAGCTGATCTACGCACACTCCGAGCGCGGCTTCGCGCTGGCGAGCATGCGGTCGCCGTCCGTGAGCCGCCTCTACCTCCAGGTCCCGAACGGCACCGACCCGGGCGACTGGTCCGACGAGCGGATCTGGGACGAGCTGGACGCCCGCTTCGCGCTCACCGCGAACCCCGGCTGGCGGCTCAAGCGTGGGCCCGTCACCTCCAAGGCCGTCCTGCCGATGCGCAGCCATGTCACCGAGCCGATGCGCTACGGCCGGGTCTTCCTGGCCGGCGACGCGGCCCACATCGTGCCGCCCACCGGCGCGAAGGGGCTCAACCTGGCCGCCACCGACGTCATCGTGCTGGCCCGCGCCTTCACCCGGCTCAAGGAGACCGGCTCGACCGAGCTGCTCGACACCTACTCCGACACCTGCCTGCGCCGGGTCTGGCGGGCCGAGCACTTCTCCTACTTCATGACCACGACCCTCCACGCGGACCCGGACCAGTCCCCGTTCGAGACCCGGCTCCAGCTCTCCCAGCTCGACCGTGTCGCCACCTCGCGTCACGCGGCGGCCGAACTCGCGGAGAACTACACGGGGCTGCCGCTGGAGACGGATTCCTGA
- a CDS encoding DUF6479 family protein, producing the protein MNMEWTDIAAERSVLGGIAPFLAGVVVVAMLIGALWLGARVRAREPRRPRPDEHPRIPEGGPVREEQLNREPDEIPKSDLRLTPYEVHGNQGTRPSPEKKRPRWSGKSSGGFGSGGLGAH; encoded by the coding sequence ATGAACATGGAATGGACTGATATAGCCGCAGAACGAAGCGTACTGGGCGGTATCGCACCGTTCCTGGCAGGCGTCGTGGTGGTGGCCATGCTGATCGGCGCCCTCTGGCTGGGCGCCCGCGTACGGGCCCGTGAGCCGCGCCGGCCGCGCCCCGACGAGCATCCCCGGATCCCCGAGGGCGGTCCTGTCCGTGAAGAACAGTTGAACCGCGAACCGGACGAGATCCCCAAGAGCGACCTCCGGCTGACACCGTACGAGGTGCACGGCAACCAGGGGACCCGACCGAGCCCGGAGAAGAAGCGACCGCGCTGGAGCGGGAAGAGCAGCGGCGGCTTCGGCAGCGGCGGCCTGGGCGCGCACTGA
- a CDS encoding ferredoxin: MTSTTTSQQELIQFLEDRFACAQACSECARACALRASLADPDGPEGQEKTRRKGILCAEVCDATCRALSEEVNLDEAGIRLQVEWCRTVALECARVFDDSPGAESGAEACRECAQACTDFLATLR; the protein is encoded by the coding sequence GTGACCTCGACGACGACATCCCAGCAGGAACTCATCCAATTCCTTGAGGACCGCTTCGCCTGTGCGCAGGCATGCAGCGAATGTGCGCGGGCGTGCGCGCTGCGGGCGAGCCTCGCCGATCCGGACGGGCCCGAGGGCCAGGAGAAGACGCGTCGCAAGGGCATCCTGTGCGCGGAGGTGTGCGACGCCACCTGCAGGGCGCTCTCCGAGGAGGTCAACCTGGACGAGGCCGGCATTCGCCTCCAGGTGGAGTGGTGCCGCACCGTCGCCCTGGAATGCGCGCGCGTCTTCGATGATTCCCCCGGCGCCGAGAGCGGCGCCGAGGCCTGCCGTGAGTGCGCCCAGGCCTGCACGGACTTCCTCGCCACCCTTCGCTGA
- a CDS encoding acyl-CoA dehydrogenase family protein, with amino-acid sequence MHLEHTPEQQRLRTELRAYFAELVPEGAYTRHADPAAQKRFYRETIRRLGEDGWLGVGWPKEYGGRGLTAIEQFIFFDEAAQAGVPLPLMALNTVGPTIMQFGTEEQKSYFLPRVLSGELDFAIGYSEPDAGTDLASLKTRAVRDGDEYVVNGQKIWTTNGDTADWVWLAVRTDPDAPPHKGITMLLVPTTEPGYSCTLINTLASHDTTASYYENIRVPVSRRVGEENKGWRLITNQLNHERVTLAAHGTMAIRSLHNVQRWAMETKLADGRRVIDLPWVRRRLAQTHTRLDALKLLNWRMVSALQEGTLTPQDASAVKVYGSEARRDAYAWLMEIVATAGALKEGSAGTVLHGELERGYRSAVIFTFGGGNNEIQREIISWIGLGMPRVRR; translated from the coding sequence GTGCACCTCGAACACACGCCCGAGCAGCAGCGGTTGCGCACCGAACTGCGCGCCTACTTCGCCGAGTTGGTCCCGGAGGGCGCCTACACCCGCCATGCCGACCCGGCGGCGCAGAAGCGGTTCTACCGCGAGACCATCCGCCGCCTCGGCGAGGACGGCTGGCTCGGCGTGGGCTGGCCCAAGGAGTACGGTGGGCGCGGCCTGACCGCCATCGAACAGTTCATCTTCTTCGACGAGGCCGCCCAGGCCGGCGTCCCGCTGCCGCTGATGGCGCTCAACACCGTCGGTCCGACGATCATGCAGTTCGGCACCGAGGAGCAGAAGTCGTACTTCCTGCCCCGCGTCCTCTCCGGCGAACTCGACTTCGCGATCGGCTACAGCGAACCCGACGCCGGCACGGACCTGGCCTCGCTGAAGACCCGCGCGGTCAGGGACGGCGACGAATACGTCGTCAACGGGCAGAAGATCTGGACGACCAACGGAGACACGGCCGACTGGGTGTGGCTCGCGGTCCGCACGGACCCCGACGCCCCGCCCCACAAGGGCATCACGATGCTCCTCGTCCCGACCACGGAACCCGGCTACTCCTGCACCCTCATCAACACCCTCGCCTCGCACGACACCACCGCCAGCTACTACGAGAACATCCGTGTCCCGGTCTCCCGCCGTGTCGGCGAGGAGAACAAGGGCTGGCGGCTGATCACCAACCAGCTCAACCACGAGCGCGTCACCCTCGCCGCCCACGGCACCATGGCCATCCGCTCGCTGCACAACGTGCAGCGCTGGGCCATGGAGACCAAGCTCGCCGACGGCCGCCGCGTCATCGACCTGCCCTGGGTCCGCCGCCGCCTCGCCCAGACCCACACCAGACTCGACGCCCTCAAACTCCTCAACTGGCGCATGGTCAGCGCCCTCCAGGAGGGCACCCTCACCCCGCAGGACGCCTCCGCCGTCAAGGTCTACGGCTCCGAGGCCCGCCGCGACGCCTACGCCTGGCTCATGGAGATCGTCGCCACCGCCGGCGCTCTCAAGGAGGGCTCCGCGGGCACGGTCCTCCACGGCGAACTCGAACGCGGCTACCGCTCGGCCGTCATCTTCACCTTCGGCGGCGGCAACAACGAGATCCAGCGCGAGATCATCTCGTGGATCGGCCTCGGAATGCCCCGGGTGCGGCGTTAG
- a CDS encoding TniQ family protein, translating to MTDVRDRHRRLARSLAPLPEESLPGFLLRLSHRLGCSPTRVAELGGLSGHRRHVPARHLLGLPEDLALQFARVARLSTHEIKSLTLQHFAAAVPVLRSHPHSATRTNTLISVDWGMNAASRYCPACLRGDGSPIQQEFGGAWKLRWHLPLSFACTRHDRLLSDVCPSCHQPLNGLADRRLSLLQRPRVPGAHPAACRNAAVTRDSSYRGRFPALCGTRLDARTEPAPPSLTSTERALLIDLQRRLDADLDSDGSTAIADLLLVTHLIKLSWPLGTSLLPTARLTELLDRHLSPITQLLHEQPGPAPAGSKRLTGVRTPPTDPGECAAFLLAADTALADRDLSSLRERLRPLAQEAHQRAPSYIGNIVRASEHVSPDLLRAIAWRAHGYQRHSRLRQQKASHRYTIEEIPSFLPKEWFDPNFAELMHRMNGPDTRLAYSLRRASSLQLTQFITGETWPSCAPQIGIPPGYAAKLLASIGKRLNRAGLWLEFENRIRAVACQLDSSRTRINYARRRQRMADWHLPEQHWDAICRDIPRFRSAHYGHNPHIGEILVWCNVTQGERALSPLVRMLREDNKSMAEYVVAQAGVFHGPLHTPRRLLRLRLDRYASLLSQACDLQRPLNIDIDEITATPATSMSQVLQGPTPLP from the coding sequence GTGACCGACGTACGCGACCGGCATCGCCGACTCGCCCGAAGCCTCGCCCCGTTACCGGAGGAGTCCCTGCCGGGCTTCCTCCTGCGCCTTTCCCACCGGTTGGGTTGCTCTCCCACCCGCGTCGCAGAGTTGGGCGGATTGAGCGGTCATAGGCGGCATGTTCCTGCTCGCCACCTCTTGGGCCTGCCAGAAGATCTGGCACTGCAATTCGCCAGGGTGGCTCGGCTCAGCACCCATGAGATCAAGTCACTCACGCTGCAGCACTTCGCAGCGGCTGTTCCCGTATTGCGCTCGCATCCGCATTCGGCGACTCGCACCAACACGCTGATCTCCGTGGACTGGGGCATGAACGCGGCGAGCCGGTATTGCCCCGCATGTCTGCGCGGCGACGGCAGCCCCATTCAGCAGGAATTCGGTGGAGCTTGGAAACTGAGATGGCACCTGCCGCTCTCCTTCGCCTGTACCAGGCACGATCGCTTGCTCTCCGACGTATGCCCCAGCTGCCATCAACCGCTCAACGGTCTGGCTGACCGGCGTTTGAGCTTGCTCCAACGACCTCGAGTCCCTGGCGCACATCCAGCCGCGTGCCGCAATGCGGCCGTCACCAGGGACAGCTCCTACCGCGGCCGCTTTCCCGCCCTTTGCGGAACTCGTCTGGACGCCAGGACCGAACCCGCTCCACCAAGCCTCACCTCGACCGAACGAGCGCTCTTAATCGATCTACAGCGACGGCTGGACGCCGACCTCGACTCCGACGGCAGCACAGCCATCGCGGACCTGCTGCTCGTCACCCACCTCATCAAGTTGAGCTGGCCGCTCGGCACCTCGCTGCTTCCGACCGCCCGTCTCACCGAACTGCTGGACAGGCACCTCTCGCCCATCACTCAACTGCTTCACGAACAACCCGGCCCCGCCCCTGCCGGCTCCAAGAGGCTCACGGGAGTACGAACACCACCCACAGATCCCGGCGAATGCGCCGCATTCCTGCTGGCGGCCGACACAGCCCTTGCCGACCGCGATCTGTCCTCGCTACGCGAGCGCCTCCGCCCACTGGCGCAGGAGGCGCACCAGCGCGCTCCGAGCTACATCGGCAATATCGTCCGCGCCAGCGAGCACGTCTCGCCTGACCTGCTGCGGGCCATCGCGTGGCGAGCACACGGATATCAACGACACTCAAGGCTGCGGCAGCAGAAAGCGAGCCACCGCTACACGATCGAAGAGATCCCCTCGTTTTTGCCCAAGGAATGGTTCGACCCCAACTTCGCGGAGTTAATGCATCGAATGAACGGCCCCGATACCCGGCTCGCCTATTCCTTGAGACGGGCTTCATCTCTGCAGCTCACCCAGTTCATCACCGGAGAAACGTGGCCTTCTTGTGCACCGCAGATCGGAATCCCACCCGGCTACGCCGCAAAACTCCTCGCTTCCATTGGAAAACGACTCAACAGGGCAGGCCTCTGGCTGGAGTTCGAAAACCGCATCAGAGCAGTCGCCTGTCAACTGGATTCCAGTAGAACCCGAATCAACTATGCCCGCAGGCGGCAGAGGATGGCCGACTGGCATCTCCCCGAGCAACACTGGGATGCCATCTGCCGTGACATTCCACGCTTCCGATCCGCGCACTACGGACATAACCCACACATTGGAGAAATCCTCGTGTGGTGCAACGTCACCCAGGGAGAACGCGCCCTCAGCCCTTTGGTACGGATGCTCCGCGAGGACAACAAATCCATGGCCGAGTACGTCGTCGCCCAGGCAGGGGTCTTCCACGGTCCGCTACACACACCTCGTCGACTCTTGCGCCTCCGTCTCGATCGTTACGCCTCCTTGCTGTCCCAGGCTTGCGACCTGCAGAGACCTTTGAACATCGACATCGACGAGATCACCGCCACTCCAGCCACATCGATGTCTCAGGTGCTTCAGGGTCCGACGCCGCTCCCCTGA